Proteins encoded in a region of the Sulfurovum xiamenensis genome:
- a CDS encoding DUF805 domain-containing protein: MTLKSHNRRYKMEIYFNPTGSINRMTYFRHSMIVIGIALLVIFITIIVGVSERILPNSPMGYLMSIPTIIIFHYTFIILTVKRLRHIGKSEWWSVLILVPFLSNVVHLVLLFVKGKE, from the coding sequence ATGACACTGAAATCTCATAACAGAAGGTACAAAATGGAAATATATTTTAATCCAACAGGAAGCATTAATAGAATGACATATTTTCGTCATTCTATGATAGTTATCGGAATAGCACTTCTGGTAATATTCATTACGATAATAGTTGGTGTATCTGAGAGAATATTACCTAATTCGCCTATGGGTTATTTAATGTCAATTCCTACGATAATTATTTTTCACTACACGTTTATCATACTTACTGTAAAACGTTTACGACATATAGGAAAATCAGAATGGTGGAGTGTATTAATATTAGTTCCTTTTCTCTCCAATGTTGTCCATTTAGTACTTTTATTCGTTAAAGGCAAAGAGTAA